TCTGGTGGGGGAAGGTCAGGTGGGAGAGGGACCACCGTTCCCGTGCCCGCTCCAGGACCTGGGGTGCCAGGCCCAGGGGACCGCCGATGATGAAGACCAGCCGGCTGTCCCCCTCCACCATGCGCTGGTCGAGCCACCCGGCTACGTCCTCGGAGGTCAACATGCGACCCCGGCGGTCCAGGGCCACCGCGTAGCTCCCCGGATCGAGGGCGGCCAGCAGCCGCTGGCCCTCGGCCTCCAGCACCCTCTGGACCTCACCCTGGGTCCGGCGGGCCGGGATGGGCTCGCCGGGCACCCGCCGCTGGTGGACCCGGGCGTAGCGTTCCAGGCGGCGCGCGTACTCTTCCGCCGCCCGCCGCAAGGCCGGCTGGTCCAGTTCCCCGACCGCCAGCAGTTCGATGTGCACGGGCAATGGGCTCACCCCGGCCCCATGATACACCCTGTCAGGTACCGAGTTCGGCCAGGGTGACCTGGATGCGGCGGGTGCCGGCGGCGCCGGCCACCTCCAGGGTGACCTGCTGGCCCGCGGCTTTGCCGTCGATGATGCGCAGGAGGTCGACGGTGTCATGGACGGGCTCACCGTCGCAGCCTACCACCACCTCACCGCGGGCCAGGCCCGCGCGAGCCGCCGGAGAGCCGGGTTCGACCCGCCAGATGACGGCGCCGCGCCCGCGGGCCAGAGCCGTGGCAAACTCCAGGGCCCAGGCGGGATCTTCCCGG
This is a stretch of genomic DNA from Thermaerobacter sp. PB12/4term. It encodes these proteins:
- a CDS encoding 23S rRNA (pseudouridine(1915)-N(3))-methyltransferase RlmH, whose translation is MSPLPVHIELLAVGELDQPALRRAAEEYARRLERYARVHQRRVPGEPIPARRTQGEVQRVLEAEGQRLLAALDPGSYAVALDRRGRMLTSEDVAGWLDQRMVEGDSRLVFIIGGPLGLAPQVLERARERWSLSHLTFPHQMVPVILLEQLYRAFRILRGEPYHY